From the genome of Neomonachus schauinslandi chromosome 5, ASM220157v2, whole genome shotgun sequence, one region includes:
- the NCF4 gene encoding neutrophil cytosol factor 4 yields the protein MALAQQLRAESDFEQLPDDIAVSANIADIEEKRGFTSYFVFVIEVKTKGGSKYLIYRRYRQFYALQSKLEERFGPENKTSPFTCNLPVLPAKVYMGVKQEIAEMRIPTLNAYMKSLLSLPIWVLMDEDVRIFFYQSSYDSEQVPQALRRLRPRTRKVKSESPQGAIFDRMAAPRAEALFDFTGNSKLELNFKVGDVIILLSRINKDWLEGTVRGATGIFPQSFVKILKDFPEEEDPTNWLRCYYYGDTISTTKDIAVEEDLSSTPLFKDLLQLMRREFQREDIALNYRDAQGDLVRLLSDEDVALMVRQAQRLPSQKHLFPWKLHVTQKDDYAVYNTVP from the exons ATGGCTTTGGCCCAGCAGCTGCGGGCCGAGAG CGACTTTGAGCAGCTTCCCGACGACATTGCGGTCTCCGCCAACATCGCGGACATCGAGGAGAAGAGGGGCTTCACCAGCTATTTT GTTTTTGTCATCGAGGTGAAGACTAAAGGGGGATCCAAGTACCTCATCTACCGCCGCTACCGCCAGTTCTATGCCTTGCAGAGCAAGCTGGAGGAGCGGTTTGGGCCGGAGAACAAGACCAGCCCGTTCACCTGCAACCTGCCCGTGCTCCCAG CCAAAGTCTACATGGGCGTGAAACAAGAGATCGCGGAGATGCGGATACCCACCCTCAACGCCTACATGAAG AGCCTCCTCAGCCTGCCCATCTGGGTGCTGATGGATGAGGACGTCCGGATCTTCTTCTACCAGTCGTCCTATGACTCAGAGCAGGTGCCCCAAGCACTGCGCCGGCTCCGGCCGCGTACCCGGAAAGT cAAGAGTGAGTCCCCACAAGGCGCCATCTTTGACCGCATGGCAGCTCCGCGAGCAGAG GCCCTGTTTGACTTCACTGGCAACAGCAAACTGGAACTGAATTTCAAAGTTGGAGATGTGATCATCCTTCTCAGTCGGATCAATAAAGACTGGctggag ggCACTGTCCGCGGAGCCACGGGCATCTTCCCGCAGTCGTTCGTGAAGATCCTCAAGGACTTCCCGGAGGAAGAAGACCCCACCAACTGGCTGCGCTGCTACTACTATGGGGACACCATCAGCACCACCAA GGACATCGCCGTGGAGGAGGACCTCAGCAGCACTCCGCTGTTCAAGGACCTGCTGCAGCTCATGAG GCGGGAGTTCCAGAGGGAGGACATCGCCCTAAATTACCGGGATGCTCAGGGGGATCTGGTGCGGCTTCTCTCAGACGAGGACGTGGCGCTCATGGTGAGGCAGGCCCAACGTCTCCCCTCCCAGAAGCACCTCTTCCCCTGGAAGCTGCATGTCACCCAGAAGGATGACTACGCGGTCTACAACACTGTCCCCTGA